The genomic stretch TTCATCTGGCTTGGCAAGTTGCTGAGGGCGCGGGGGCATGAGGTGGTGGTGGTGACGGTGCCGATGTTTGATGAGGTGGTGAAACGGGCGGGGTTGGAGTTTCATGGAGTGGGAGTCCGAGAGGAGTATGAAGCGTTGATCCGTGATCCGAGATTGTGGCAGCCGTTGATTGGAACGGGCCTGGTTTTTCAAGCGGCGGCGAAGGGGATGCGGCCGTTTTTTGAAGCGATCCGGGAAGAGGTGGCGAAGGGCAAGGCGGGCGAGGTGGTGGTGGCGGCTCCGTTTCAGAATGTGGCGGGGCGACTGGCGCGTGAGGTGTTGAAGGTGCCGTTGGTGACGGTGCATTTGCAGCCGATTGCGATGTTCAGCGTGCATGACAGGGCGGTGTTTGTGCAGGGGATGAAGTGGCTGGCGAAGCTGCCATGGTGGGTGAAGCGGGTGATGTTCAGTCTGCCCAATCCTGCCGATGTTTTTTTGGCACCGGAGATCAAGAAGTTGTGTGCGGAGCATGGGGTGAAGGCTCCGAAGCGGGTGTTGAGGGAATGGTTGCATTCGCCAGATGGGGATTTGTGTTTGTGGCCGGAATGGTTTGCAGAGAAGCAGCGTGACTGGCCGGAGAAGGCGGTGGCGGTGGGGTTTCCCTTGGAGGATCTGAGTGGGCAGTTTGTTTGGCCTGAAGGTTTGCGGGAGTTTCTTGATGCGGGTGACAAACCGGTTTTGTTAACGGCAGGAACGGGCAATGCGCAGGCTCGGGAATTTTTTGAGGTCGGGTTGCGGGCGTGTGAGAAGTTGGGTCGGCGTGCGCTGGTGGGAACGCGGTATCGGGAGCAGATGCCGGAGGTGTTGCCGGATTGGGCGCGGTGGTTTGAGTATCTGCCGTTTGGTGAGTTGTTGCCGGAGGTGGCGGCGATGGTGCATCATGGAGGGATTGGCACAATGTCGCAGGCGTTTGCAGCGGGGGTGCCTCAGGTGGTGGTGCCGATGGCGCATGATCAGCCGGACAATGGAGCGCGGATGGAAAGGTTGAGTGCGGGCAGGGTGGCGGCGAGATTGGGAGCTTTAGAGAAGGTTTTGAGCGGTGTGTTGGAGAGCAAGGAGATAAGAAAGGGATGCGCGCAAGTGGCGGGATGGTGCACAGAAGATCGGTCGGCTGAGCGGGCAGTTGACGTGATGGAGGGGGTCATCAACTACGGGGGAGATTGAAGCTTGCAGTGCCGATTCAAGCGATC from Phragmitibacter flavus encodes the following:
- a CDS encoding glycosyltransferase, with the protein product MARFVLCPFGSGGDVNPFIWLGKLLRARGHEVVVVTVPMFDEVVKRAGLEFHGVGVREEYEALIRDPRLWQPLIGTGLVFQAAAKGMRPFFEAIREEVAKGKAGEVVVAAPFQNVAGRLAREVLKVPLVTVHLQPIAMFSVHDRAVFVQGMKWLAKLPWWVKRVMFSLPNPADVFLAPEIKKLCAEHGVKAPKRVLREWLHSPDGDLCLWPEWFAEKQRDWPEKAVAVGFPLEDLSGQFVWPEGLREFLDAGDKPVLLTAGTGNAQAREFFEVGLRACEKLGRRALVGTRYREQMPEVLPDWARWFEYLPFGELLPEVAAMVHHGGIGTMSQAFAAGVPQVVVPMAHDQPDNGARMERLSAGRVAARLGALEKVLSGVLESKEIRKGCAQVAGWCTEDRSAERAVDVMEGVINYGGD